AGTGCACCGTTCGCTCCCACCCCGTCCTCCTCACCGCCGAGTCCGCCCAGCGCAAGGCCCCACAGCGCCGACCGAAGAGGTTCAGACGCGGACCCCGGCGCGGCGTACGGCGGCCGCGATGGAGGCCGCCGCCGCGCCGGGGTCCGCGGCACGGGTGATCGGTCGACCGATGACGAGAAGGTCCGCCCCTGCCTCGATCGCCTCCTCCGGGGTGGCCACCCGGGACTGGTCACCCTTGTCCGCACCGACCGGGCGCACGCCCGGGGTGATCAGGGTGATGTCGGGGCCCACCTCGGAGCGCACCAGTGCGACCTCCTGCGGCGAGCACACCAGTGCGCGCGCACCCGCGCCCACCGAGAGTGCCGCCAGGCGCCGCACGGCGTCCCGTGCCGGACCGAGCAGCCCCACCTGCTCCAGGTCCGTCTCGTTCATGGAGGTGAGCA
This DNA window, taken from Nocardiopsis exhalans, encodes the following:
- the pyrF gene encoding orotidine-5'-phosphate decarboxylase; this translates as MTAPSAPIAVAIDANEIETAATWASAVAPHVSTVKVGLELYLRYGPEVVSAVRGANRVGVFLDLKLHDIPATVAGAARSVAGLRPSILTVHATGGADMVRAAVEAAPDTKIAAVTVLTSMNETDLEQVGLLGPARDAVRRLAALSVGAGARALVCSPQEVALVRSEVGPDITLITPGVRPVGADKGDQSRVATPEEAIEAGADLLVIGRPITRAADPGAAAASIAAAVRRAGVRV